In Lodderomyces elongisporus chromosome 1, complete sequence, a genomic segment contains:
- the GSM1 gene encoding Putative zinc cluster protein of unknown function: MTKRLTPQEKLSRKPASRACTFCHQKHLQCSNERPCKNCVKRNIADQCQDITRKRVKYLTGANSKAVAAATTPEATTTTPKRKQKRSVKGSPSISFPSSSISPINTSTFDTNGHPNGHPNDLLRQSLEASQAGQAQAPSSSEIQGPFPQMQTLQPTHTVASETSSSYSQVQPQHHPESSVPPSAPPESVDQSQQLMMHDSAYFNTNNVALNPTNVLEADPFDGHTNTMLNTTTDVLNKLLNDHYEIDNILQPPDDASLVDQQQSSSEATGTSASKAVPMGPSHSNTHFSSNYLNEEYLMLGDILLQSKPTSPSPSNTSASEYNMLSPSYTQNIDFDNIHSSKRKVVQKLKDSRPFISLGFPKDSSLSLDNLNNMAHQTDNLLDNNVSSRGNNNTSNQKLQSAIASKTSKTNPIINFATKYSTEYVSPLSTHQIYQTVSDIYSKDVLNYEYPNSYHALTHFLKTRFSGNNLPHEEKARKRQNLLVILKLIASYRPTFISAHKSLLKPQDLLFLEMSFQRCLIDYEKLSQLNSSPTIIWRRTGEIVSITDDLLSLLGYKLSDILSKRTFIMEIMYDDESIVKYFQLFKSVAVGNLHSSINTKVKLIKNGGAVPGGGTSNGKYNYNNNYNHNYSHNNNNNNNSNNSNNNGMSTGAGNSGDGDGLENNVGTNSYIEFCSVWTVKRDLFDIPMLIIGQFLPILPAGDGVRMY, from the coding sequence ATGACAAAACGTCTTACCCCACAGGAGAAATTGAGTAGGAAGCCAGCTAGCAGAGCGTGCACCTTTTGTCATCAAAAGCATCTACAATGTTCCAATGAAAGACCGTGCAAGAACTGTGTCAAGCGCAATATTGCCGATCAATGTCAAGATATAACCCGCAAACGAGTCAAGTACCTCACTGGCGCTAATAGTAAGGCAGTAGCAGCGGCAACAACTCCAGAAGCAACTACCACAACTcctaaaagaaaacaaaaacggTCTGTGAAAGGTTCACCTTCAATTAGTTTTCCATCAAGCAGTATTTCTCCCATAAATACGAGCACCTTTGATACAAATGGGCATCCCAATGGGCATCCAAATGACCTACTACGGCAGTCACTAGAAGCATCACAGGCTGGACAAGCTCAAGCACCTTCACTGCTGGAGATTCAAGGGCCATTTCCTCAAATGCAAACTCTTCAACCTACGCACACTGTTGCTAGCGAAACTAGTTCAAGCTATTCACAGGTACAACCTCAACATCATCCGGAATCATCAGTTCCGCCATCAGCACCACCAGAATCTGTGGATCAACTGCAGCAGCTTATGATGCACGATTCTGCTTACTTCAATACCAACAATGTAGCCCTAAATCCTACTAATGTATTGGAAGCAGATCCATTTGACGGACATACTAATACCATGCTCAATACCACTACCGACGTCTTGAATAAGCTACTTAATGACCATTATGAAATAGATAATATTTTGCAGCCGCCTGATGATGCTCTGCTTGTGGACCAACAACAGTCTTCATCAGAAGCCACTGGCACATCTGCATCAAAAGCGGTACCGATGGGTCCTAGTCATAGCAATACACATTTCAGTTCGAATTACCTTAACGAAGAGTATTTGATGCTTGGAGATATATTACTACAATCCAAGCCCACATCACCGTCTCCCTCAAATACTAGCGCGTCCGAGTACAATATGCTTTCTCCAAGCTATACCCAGaatattgattttgataatATACATCTGTCCAAGAGAAAAGTTGTTCAAAAATTGAAGGATTCGAGACCATTCATATCGCTTGGGTTTCCCAAGGACTCATCATTAAGTTTGGATAATTTAAACAATATGGCACATCAAACTGATAATTTGCTAGATAATAATGTCAGTTCACGTGGTAAtaacaacaccagcaatCAAAAGTTGCAATCAGCAATCGCAAGCAAAACTTCAAAGACGAATCCCATCATTAATTTTGCGACAAAGTATTCAACAGAATATGTATCGCCACTTTCAACGCACCAGATATATCAAACTGTGTCTGATATTTATTCTAAAGATGTGTTGAATTACGAGTACCCCAACTCTTATCATGCATTAACGCATTTTCTAAAAACACGGTTTTCAGGGAATAATCTACCACATGAGGAGAAGGCGCGTAAACGGCAGAATCTTTTGGTTATTTTAAAGCTTATTGCAAGCTATAGACCAACATTCATTAGTGCACACAAGTCATTACTCAAGCCGCAggatttgttatttttggAAATGAGTTTTCAAAGATGTTTAATTGACTATGAAAAATTGAGTCAGTTGAATTCTTCGCCAACCATAATTTGGCGTCGTACAGGCGAGATTGTTAGCATTACAGATGATTTACTAAGTTTACTTGGTTACAAACTACTGGACATTTTGTCAAAGAGGACATTTATAATGGAGATAATGTACGATGATGAGTCTATAGTCAAGTATTTCCAGCTTTTCAAATCGGTTGCTGTAGGGAACTTGCACTCGAGCATCAACACCAAAGTGAAATTAATCAAGAACGGAGGCGCGGTGCCAGGTGGAGGTACAAGCAACGGCAaatacaactacaacaacaactacaatcACAACTACAGccataacaacaacaacaacaacaacagcaacaattcTAATAACAATGGTATGAGTACTGGTGCTGGGAACAGCGGTGATGGAGATGGACTTGAAAATAATGTTGGAACCAATAGTTATATTGAGTTTTGTTCTGTTTGGACGGTCAAGAGGGATTTGTTTGATATTCCAATGTTAATTATCGGACAGTTTCTTCCTATATTGCCCGCTGGTGACGGTGTTCGTATGTACTAA
- the YMC2 gene encoding Mitochondrial carrier protein ymc2, which translates to MAIELEEPPIESNAQVLKDLFAGTMGGIAQVLVGQPFDTVKVRLQSAPEGTYSGALDVIKQLMKNEGFAGFYKGTLTPLIGVGACVSVQFSVNEFMKRFYDRKLNGQPLGLLDYFNCGAVAGFANGFLASPIEHIRIRLQTQTGAQKLFNGPLDCAKKIYDFDGIRGVYKGLGPTLIRESVGLGIYFATYEALVAKDLREHPKLTRSDIKPWKLCMYGGLSGYALWIAIYPIDVIKSKLQTDSLKGSKYKNSLSVIRDVWHKQGIKGFYKGFLPTILRAAPANGATFAVFELTIRLLNDS; encoded by the coding sequence ATGGCAATTGAGCTAGAAGAACCTCCAATTGAGAGCAACGCACAAGTTCTCAAAGACTTGTTTGCCGGAACAATGGGTGGGATTGCCCAAGTCTTGGTTGGTCAACCATTTGACACAGTTAAAGTGCGACTACAGTCGGCGCCAGAGGGCACATATTCTGGTGCACTCGATGTCATTAAacaattgatgaaaaatgaGGGATTTGCCGGTTTTTACAAGGGAACATTAACACCTTTgattggtgttggtgccTGTGTATCAGTGCAATTCTCAGTAAATGAGTTTATGAAGAGATTTTATGATAGGAAACTAAATGGACAGCCCTTGGGTCTTTTGGACTATTTCAACTGTGGTGCTGTTGCTGGGTTTGCCAATGGGTTCTTAGCATCACCAATTGAACATATTCGTATTAGATTACAAACTCAAACTGGAGCTCAGAAACTATTCAATGGTCCATTGGAttgtgcaaaaaaaatttatgaCTTTGATGGAATTCGAGGAGTATACAAGGGACTAGGACCCACATTGATTAGAGAATCTGTAGGGTTGGGTATCTATTTTGCCACTTATGAAGCACTCGTGGCCAAAGACCTTAGGGAACACCCCAAGTTGACCAGATCTGACATAAAACCATGGAAATTGTGCATGTATGGTGGACTTAGTGGATACGCTTTATGGATTGCCATATATCCCATAGACGTGATCAAGTCAAAATTGCAAACTGATTCCTTAAAGGGATCAAAGTACAAAAACTCGCTCAGTGTGATTAGAGACGTATGGCACAAACAAGGAATCAAAGGTTTCTACAAAGGTTTCCTTCCAACAATCTTGAGGGCGGCACCAGCAAATGGTGCCACCTTTGCTGTGTTTGAGTTGACAATAAGACTCTTGAATGATTCATag